Genomic DNA from Bacteroides zhangwenhongii:
CTCGTATATCATATGCAAAGAGATTACACATAATAATACAAGTGATGAGTGTCATTGCCATCCTTACGTATTTTTGAAATTTACCAGATTTCTAGACAAGGATAAATGCTAAACACTTTCATCAATAAATATGTAACGTTGTATACGCAAACACTATTGCTGCAACGCCACAAAGATAGAAAATATTTCGCATAAACAACACTCTTGGGGTATTGAGACTGCAAAATTGGGGCAAAATAAGATGAAAATCAATATTGAAGATTAATTATCTTCATCGTATCTTAGGGATAATAGTTCGTTTTAACAACAAGTATATAGCGGACTATATGTAAGTTTTTTTTCTAGCATTATGGATTAATTAATTTTACCGCTACAACTCCAACAGCAGCAACATAAACTATAAAAAGAAAGTGTGGAGTTATTAGTCTATCTATACAGGAGGCTCTGGTAAGCCCAAGACATAAATAAACAATACCCCACACTCATAAAGTATATGTAATGAAACCCTCATGACAATTTAGAAGTCGCCAAAGTAAATGAAAATGTTCTGTCGCACGTCTTATTAGTATATCTTAGCATATCACTAATAATGACGATTATGGCAGGGATTCATTTCGATCAGGTTGTATCGCGCGGTTGCGGTATGGACATCCACAAGAAGGTGGTGGTAGCGACGGTCCAAGGCGAAGGGATCTGTAAGGAGACCAAGTCTTTTGACACCTTCACGAGTTCTTTGACACAATTGAGAGAATGGTTGGTATCATTAGGAATCACTCACGTTGCGATGGAGAGCACTGGAGTGTATTGGAAACCGATATACAACGTGTTCGAGGATTACATCCGCAACATCTGGATTGTCAATGCCCGTCACATCAAGAATGTTCCGGGTCACAAGACAGACAAGAACGACAGTGAGTGGATATGCCAGTTGCTAATGGCAGGATTGCTCAAGCCCAGTTTTATTCCCCCTCGTGAGCAGCGCGAGCTTAGGGATCTTACTCGTTACCGCCGCAAGCTGATAGAAACGGTGTCGGCCAACAAGAACCGCATCATCCGTACGCTTGAGGACGGCAATGTCAAGTTGTCCAGCGTTCTGAGCGACACGAGCGGCTCAACTGCGACCAAACTGATAGAAATGCTTTGCGATGGCAGGATTCCGACATTGGCAGACATAGAGTCTGTACGACACAAGCGTTGTCTGCATTCCGCGGAGGAAATGCTTGAGGCATGCACGGGTTATATGAACAGCCACAAGATATACATGCTTCAGAAGATACGTTCATGCAACAGACGGCTCACGGAGGAAATCACGGAGATGGACAGGCATATCAAGGAAATCCTCTCTCCCTACGAAGATGTCATTGCAAGGCTGAGCGAGATACCCGGAGTGCAAAACCGCACCTGCGAGGAACTGATAGCCGAGATTGGTCTTGACATGGGCAACTTTCCTACTGCGGCGCATCTTTGTTCCTGGGCAGGAATGTGTCCAGGCAACAACGAAAGTGCTGGCAAGAAGAAGAGCGGAAGGACGAGCCACGGAGACAAGCATGTAAGGGCTACACTCGTTGAAGCCGCATGGGCTGCCTCACGAACAAAAGGGACGTTCTTCATGGAACGCTTCAACCGACTTGCCCCACGCAAGGGCAACAAAAAGGCGTTGATTGCCGTTGGGCACTCCCTTCTCAAGTGCATACACTATGTGTTGTCAACAGACGGAAGATACAAGGAGCTTGGAGACAGTTATGTGCCTGAGAAGAAAGAGAAGCAACGCAAGGAATACCTGAAAGGTGAGTTAAAGAAACTTGGCTACCATGTAGTCCTGACGAAGAAAAAAGATTAGCCTACACAATATAAAACTGGGGACTGAGTTAATCCAAGGCCGAATTTTACTGGAACATCCCGAGTCCGAAAATGAAACTGGTCCCAACTGCTGAGAGGCAAAGTTTGTGACATTATGAGCACGTGTATGAAAATTCAACATCAACTCAGCAGTATAAATATAAATTGCCGAACATGCCAGCCGCGCACTTGCCCAACAGTGAGTGCTCTCTATTTTTGTGTCATTGGCTCAGAGAATACATAAAAACAAAGTAAAAACAGCCGTTATAAACTAAAACGGCACAAATAATTTTCGTATGAAAATTACACATAACGATACAAGTGATGAGTGTTATTGCTGTCCTTATGCCTTTCGAAATTTACCAGATTTCCTGTATAAGGATAAAAGCTAAACACTTTCATCAATAAAAACGACGTTGAGCGACTCGCGTTGCTACAACGTCACAAAGATAAAAATTATTTCTCACAAATGATAATTTGCGCATTATTCTTACTAAAATTCCACGATCAATAGGAAATTTCACCGTTGGGCAACGGTGATTTTGTCGTTGGGCAACCATAAATTCACCATTGGGCAACGGTGAATTTGCACTATTCAGCATAAAATGCAGACAAAAAAATGGGGAAGCTCTCACGAACTTCCCCCATTAAAAAGTGATTTAGCAAAGATTAATCAGCCGGATCCGGAGCTTCTCCCGAATTTCCACCCTCGTCCGGATT
This window encodes:
- a CDS encoding IS110 family RNA-guided transposase; translated protein: MAGIHFDQVVSRGCGMDIHKKVVVATVQGEGICKETKSFDTFTSSLTQLREWLVSLGITHVAMESTGVYWKPIYNVFEDYIRNIWIVNARHIKNVPGHKTDKNDSEWICQLLMAGLLKPSFIPPREQRELRDLTRYRRKLIETVSANKNRIIRTLEDGNVKLSSVLSDTSGSTATKLIEMLCDGRIPTLADIESVRHKRCLHSAEEMLEACTGYMNSHKIYMLQKIRSCNRRLTEEITEMDRHIKEILSPYEDVIARLSEIPGVQNRTCEELIAEIGLDMGNFPTAAHLCSWAGMCPGNNESAGKKKSGRTSHGDKHVRATLVEAAWAASRTKGTFFMERFNRLAPRKGNKKALIAVGHSLLKCIHYVLSTDGRYKELGDSYVPEKKEKQRKEYLKGELKKLGYHVVLTKKKD